The nucleotide window tcgttTGCAGTTTATATTTCAACCTATATAATAGCTAATACATATATTATACTTATACAATACACTTAATAtaacttataataaataattaataatatacTATACAATACACTTTTAAGCTTTATGAATTTTCTTAATCCGCAGCATTTTTTTCatgtgtttcttttattgcagaaccagtaaatatactggtcAGTAAATGTCAGTActtgtcagtaaatatactggtcAGTAAATGTCAGTActtgtcagtaaatatactggtgaaaagatttttaataacatgcagtggttaagcaatttttacaaaactgtaTCGCAACTTTGGCCGCTTATCATGACAAAACGGCGctcattatgatgtcacaatgtatAAACGATATGATTGGTTACTGGGGTAAATTGTAATAGGCATGGTAAGCTAGGTAACGCGTTTTCGATGGAATACATATCCATAGGTAGGTGATTAGTACCAAGTAATGGTTATATTCAGCTCAGGAATGTCACAGACGACAGCACATAAACTGATAAAGCATTCTTGCTTTTATCGCAGTTGGAGTTAACAGCCGACACTGAACTGTACTCTAGATTAGCAATTGCATTAACCAGTACAAATACACCAACGGTAAGCTCGTTTAGGCTTTTCAACGCAAAATGTTCCTGTTCATCGTTACTTGTTCGTCACAGGAAACATTCTATTCACATTCAATTCAAACACCTAAGTCATTCTTATTGTTTCTATTATTGTGTTGGATTAAGAACCGCCATCTTCGACATAAGCGatgaatttgcgtttttgccACTTGCTTATTGCAATAATTGCTTAACCACAGCATGTTATTAAAAGTTCTTTCgccagtatatttactgacaacttcTCTTCGATTTAAGGCTAACTTGGTTTTGGAAGTGGCCCTCGCTTTATCTTCAAGTGTCTTCGGTATGCATTGTCTTCAAGTGAAAGTAGAAAACTACGAGGTAAAATTGCCCTTAACGTGcgtatttttctttcttcaagCCACAGTAAAAGATCATGTTGTTGACTATattaacggttagcactcgtTTAACATAAAGATGACAAAACGCCATCAGGATATTTGGTCGTAATTCAAAACGAAGTTCTTAAAATGGGAGCATGCGGTAATACAGTACAGGGGGCCTTTAAAGCACTCATATATAAAGTTTTTAAGTATTTCATGTATTGTATATACCAGTTATCTTGATGAATTGTTGCATTTAAGATCTTAAACGAAGCTTGGAATGGACAAtccattttatttgaaaaaagataaaactgtACATTAATAATTTAGGTCAATCACATAATTAAACTGAATATTATTCAAACCAGTCATTCAAGTGTTTCAGGGTTGACGTTGCTAacacatttcaaaatattttattcaacTTCAGTTATAAACCTGACCAAGCTGCTACCAAAGAACACTCCACTGCAAAGCATATCAGATTAGAAAAATGCTAGAAACCGACGTGTAAAGAATTAATTTACTGCAGTAGATACCAACATATACAAGATCTTCCTGATAGTGACCGATCCCCATTTGACCTATATACAACGATCGTAAATAATTATGAACTGGCGCCATCAAGACTCAATATATTCAATATATCGATTTCGCAAACTTAAAATCaaacacaacaaaagaaaatgataAAGAAAAGCAACCATAAGCACAGGTGCGGTAACCTTAACAAATCTGCATTTGTTAGAGATCGGCATGGAATTTCTTGATAAGTTCATAGTTTACTGTATTTTATAGTTCCTGGTGATTTCACCATATTTCTTTCCCATCGGGCCCAAGGCGAAAATGTGACGTAATGTGATGGTCATACAATGGTTACTTTAAACTCTAAAAAACTATGATTCCCAATCAGGAAGCAGCAACATTATGATGGTGGATgaatataaaactttttcattcgttttttgaattttaaaaaagccaGTTAAGATTTTGCACTTAGGCCTAAGTGTTGAGTTTGAAGGTTAGAGGCTAGATTCTCGCTGAAGCAATGGAAAATACTCAGCTCTTTACTGTTGAAATTTAAATGTAGGTTATTTCTTTAGCAACTTGTCATAATCTAAACCTCAATAGAATTGTACGCTCCAGGAGGCAAACCCTAAAATCCACGTTTCAAATGTCCTTAAAAATTCTAGCATATTTGATATTAGTTTCGTTCGAGCGCTGGTAAATTTTTAGTGCGCATGCTTTTGCAGGTGACagttataggcctataaagTTTCTGtttgaactttgaaaacgattgAAAGGAAAGATTTTGGCTCTCAGTTAATAGCGAAAAGAACACGCAGCGGTACCGCTTGAAGGTTAAAAAAGATTATGCCGATACGATAATTCGTATAGTTGTAATGTGTTTgtagattttttaaacttagttCATTAATAatgcaataaagaaaaaacatgtgttatgactttttaaacattaacagacttgttttggtttttattaacataatttattaaaattccCAAACAACATAATTCAAATAAACTCAACCcgattaataaataaataaataaataaataaatgaataaactgcataaaacataaaaagtttcctagaaaaatattttacaaaaataccaAAGACATTATAATGGCCAATAGTCAATGCACTTCGACATTCGAAATGTGGATGATGGAAGGTTAAAGACAGAACTTCCAGAATTTTCTACTTGTAGAAAAAACATAAGTTGGATATCAAGTTTCTTGACCCTCTCCTCGGTTTTCTTCTGATGTTGATTTTGCAATGTCATCTTTCTCAATGAGTGAGGGCGCTTGTGTCTGCGCTTGTGTTTGCGCTTGTGTTTGCGCTTCATATTTCGGGCGTTTGTGGGAGACGATCTGGAGATCGGTGAAGGAACACGAGATTTCAATGAACTATCTAGTTTGACGGCTGGTTGAAGTTCCGAAGTATCCTGTGAAAATTGAAAAGTAATGAACGGCTTCAATgctaataaattaaaattatgatCTAACTATTATAATCGAAGTGATTGTTGTTCATGAAACTtatttaaaagaaagaaaataagTCTGTCACTTTTCAATTAAACTTTTATGTGGTTtagatgaaaattattttcggTACTCACCATATTTGCAATTGGCTCGGTTTTGAAGTCCACTTTTAAATCGAATGAGCACAATTCTTTCACCAAATGCAGATAGCTTATAGAACAGAATGACAACAGCTGCAAAGAATACTCTGGTTAATTTAAACGATTACAGCAAAATTATATTACAAAAGCATTTCTGGTCTGACACAGTGTTGCTTCAACAGTTAGATGACGTATGAGGCGGTTACTGATTTTGTCACTGCGGCTGAATCTTTCCTAATAAAAAGAATCAGCGGTCAAAAGCAGTGATGCACATAGGACTCACGCGGAAACAACAATCTAAATCTACTGTCACTGGATGTGTTTTATTGGTGAAACAGACTCAGCTAACAGCTTTTAAACCCTTCGAAAACGAAATTGTATGTTTAAAATACCTTTTTTCTATAGGAATATTATTTTTCTAAGTTAacgaatttaaatttaaacctAAATTTCGTAAGTTCGACCCCTACGCAAGTCGCGACATCTTCTAGCAATCTAGCCTGTCAGTTGCTCCTGTAGTGGTTAGTAATTAACATCATGAGACACGTGTTCTACTGTGGTTTTTGGAGTTGGGCTGCgcttttaaagaaaatgtacAGGTTTGGAGATTTTTCCTTAAAGATTTCGCAATGATCGAGCTTTCTAATTGAAAAACAGAAGATATAATTTCCTTTGCTTACCGCTGCCTTGTGTAAGCGCTATCTTACTATGCCATGATTGACAAGTGGATAAAAACGTTTTGGAACTTGATTAGATCATGTTATATCGAAAGGGCCAGATAAAAATTTACGTTGGGATAGAGAAGAGCTCTAAACCCTGATTATACTTTTATCTTATCAGATTTCTATTAAAGAATATCTGTTACATTTGGTTGAACTTTGTCGCTTGGGACCTGTTACAATTCTAAAAGCTATTTATCAAAACATGTTGGGTGTATATGGATTTGGTAATTTTATGTATGTGCAAGGGCATAAATGCAATTTTGGTTGATGCTTTGATTTCATTTGGCTTTACGCAATCATCAACTCATGCATTATTTTCGCCAATTCATTTTGTTTGCTGTATTAATATATCGTTACGGGTGGAATCAAGCACTCCCAACTCCCAACTCCCAATCATTCATCGAGATCTCAAACACAAAATAGAATTAGAAAAATATGGGATTAAATAAAAAGTCTTTTAAGAGTCATTTGTCGCTCGACATGGACAACAATGAATGTGAAAACCACGATGGTGTAAGTCGGTTGGCGATTGTAGTCTGGTGCCTTAATGTGACTAAAACCGCAATTTGGAACAAAACTATTAATATGTGAAAATCAGAACTTGCATAAAGgcaagctcggtaaccggtGCTCAAGAGATGAGGAATCATTGTTAGGTCTAAATGCTTGCGAACGATAGCTATGATGACAAGATGATGATCAACATCACCACCAATCCCTTTATAAATAGAAGTCCGAACCGAAGGATAAAACTTAGGCAGCCGACTTAGCCTACTAGCACATTGCGGCGCCGCAAAGTCCATAACAGTAAGATAAAACGAGCTCGATCGCTGGGGAGGAGGCTTAAATTTAACAGGCAACAAACTCGCttttttatcagaaaaatcGTGTCTGTGAAACCGGAATTTTCGTTTATGAACAAAGCTTATTTTTCAAACGAATagtataaacatcaaaaaagTGACTCAAATCGAGTCACTGACTCGATTTATTACGAGTCTGATATTTCCCAACATCCAAGCCGATAAGGCTACGCCattaataatgaaaaaaagaaaaatgaaaaaatcgtGACTCCAAGAATCTGTAGAGCTTTGTGGTTCTGGATGAAGATCTTGCGTTGTGCTTTATTGTCATCTGACGTTTCgtaatgaataaaaaatctaGTTCAGCTGTCAGGTGGTAGGCCATGACATCTATCGCCCTATATGACTTTTCATAACCACTaggaaattttttaatttatagtcgacaattaaaattttgaaaaggtaattaaatttttcagaTTACTACCTTACTTACCGACTGTTTTGATCTTGCAAATCATCATGGACAAGATGAAAACAAGCCAACTTTGTTCGATTGTTACGCTTCGATGATtccaagtttattttttgactcTTTTGTTGCTATGATTAAGTCACCGCCTGGTGCCttttgtaaagtatttttgaTTAATCCAGAGAACCATGGAAGAGAGGATGGGGCTTTGCTTGAATGCTAGGTCATGACTTCATCTGCATAGATTGCCTGAAACCGCAACAACGATAAAGTATACATAAAAGAGCTTAACTTGTGCAAACGGccgaataaaataaattattataaaatcGAGGAATTGTCGAAATTACCCATCTACAATACAGTCTTCTCATTTATAAGGTCTATTGCAAAAGTGAACAACCGTCTAATGCATTTGCATACTAGACCCCTCACCTCAATCTGGTATACCGTACGCAGACTTCCAGTCTGGAATTTTTTTCCGAGATCTTGAGGCAAAATGTCAGTGTGCAAGCAAGCAAAAGGTGTGCAGCACATTGAAGCACGTCTGTCGCTTGTGGTAGGCAATGGGGGGCCTTTTATAATAGAAAACGGAAAAAGAAGTAGTGTCTGCTTTTTTAGAAAGATCACTATTTTCCCCAACtagaaagtttgcttttagtGCGTCAAATAACTGCACCAATCAACTTAATACCAAAATTTGTGCCAAACGTACGTATATAGAGCAAAATACCAATTATGCGCCAGACAATCTTGGTGTGCAATACTGTTTTGGTCAAAACATTTCAAGTGTGCTCCTACCATACTGTACACTCTGGATGTACACTGATTGATTTACTCAATCTTTAAATgaattgaaaattaaattaaaattaaaagcacAGAAGCTTTgccaagtcattaagtgcaaaataacggAGCTTAAGTGCGGCACTGGAGCTCATGAAATACAGTATTGAGTGCttctatgccaaactctgcagtctggctgTATAACAACCTGCTATATAAACAGGCTATGCAGACAGACAACATTtatatgattgattgattatgAGGTATGATTGATTAGAGCACATGCAGGTGCAGCATTTGCAGCTCATACCATAGAAAATATTGTGCACAAAATGCATAATTGCAAAATAGAGGTATTCGGGAAGTTTGCATGCCACTCTAGGGGGTGATCAGAATAGAGAATAGCACAACTAAGATAACTGCGAAAGTGTGTAAAATCgactaaatttaaaataaactattGCATCAATCTATTTGTTCACATATCAATTGTAGCCTAGCATGAACATAACTGTCAGAGTTTTCCTGTTAGCACTTCTCTGTGTCGTGACAGAGTTTACTGCATCACGATTTTCGTCTACTCTCAGTGATCAGTTCCGTGCACTTTTGGATACATCAATACACTGCGTAATAGGTTAGTGTTATTAGCAGCAGAGTTCAGTAACCagttaaatatttacatattaggTCAGTTTATCATGTTATGTACTTCCATTTAACTAGGTGCTTGGTGTTGGTATACTGTGGTTGATGGCGCAGGTGTCTTTCAAATCTTGATCTGTGGTTTTCTGTCAAGTTTTATTGACATAGATCATTTCATTGCTGCTGGCAGTTTTTCTTTAAAGGTATAATTGGCATGACATCTGATGTATATCGTAGTCTctttctttttgcaatggtAGGTCACTAACACCATCATGGTTATACGGTACCACCATTATTATCCTTGCAccgaggaaagtctttgcatgactCGGCAATAATTCTTCAATGTTCCAACAGCAGTTACTGAGCTTGTTGTCCATGCAAGTTCCTATGGATACACattctattttttttacattgcATATGTGTGATTTTAAACCTACcggttgtttttgttttaaatgtttgatttattgtcatgtttatgatatatacacacatatatatatacacatatATCTTTACAAATTACAGACTATTATTTTGCAGGCAGCTGTTTCTTTGCCCAATAGACCTATCTTTCATGCTGTACTTGCCATCCCTGTTGCTGCATTGGTTCTGAAATTAGTTTCAAAGCTTTTTCTTGCTTGTGTGAATCAGCTTTCACTGCCAAAAGATTTtagttgtttgaaatcattgcTACCAACTTTGCCTTGGCTCCTTGTAATAGCTTGGAGCTCACATCAACTTCGTGACAGCATTAGAAGAGGTTTATGGTTTTGGCCCTTTGGAACTCTCCCACCTACaccttttgttgtttatgtGGTTTTTATTGCTGGAGGCTCGTTTCTGTTAAACTggattctcaaagtttttttgaagaaaactgAAACTTCTGACGGTGCATCTTTCTACGAGGTTTGAAAGCTTTTTAACCCGTATTAAAATCTACGATGAGTCCCAAAAAGTTGCGAGATCGATCAACCAAGAAGGCAAATTTTAGTATGACTAGAGATCAGCTCAGACAAGCAACCAGgattcaaaaattttcaaacaagcaGAAATTGAGAGATGCTCTTAAAAAACTAAATCCAGTTGTTGATTGTTTAAGTGACACACCTGACTTCGAAATCGAAAATCTTAtcaaaaaagtgaaaagtaCATCGGTCAAACGATCGGATGAGGATCTTCGCCAGTTTCTACAtcgatattgcaaaaaaatagctGATTACAAGTATCGAAACGACCAACCTATTGACAAATGGTTTGATATAACCGATGCCATTACTCCGAGAAAAACTGACTTAGAGCAGCAGATATCCACAGCTCTCATGGTCGCGACACAGGAACCTATTCCTGATGTTTCATCAACTTTTTCTTCATCTCAGAAAGAAAATGTCAGTTCCTCAAACTCCTCTGAACAACCTAAGTTTCCTGAACCGGATTACAATTCCATCTACACCTACTTGGCAAGTTCCATTGCTGGAAAATCGCTTCCAACCCTGTCCCCAGTAGAATCACTAGTTATCGAAGATTGCATCCAATCACTGGCAGAGCAGATAAAGTCATTAAACGACGGAGATTTGAGATTAAATCTGAGAAAGGTTTATCTTTATTTGCACCAACTGGACGGACATGAACCTGAAGACGACGAGGGAGAAATTGAAAAGCAACTTGACCTTGCAAACGTTTTTAATCCGATGGGAGTAAATCCGAACTTGATCATGCCCGTTCCCCCAAAGTGACAACTCCCAATGCTAAGTTACGTAAATTAGAAGATGTAAATGTTAACGATTATGCTGGCACATTTTTTCTATGAATATGCATGTTTGTGACTATTACTGTTTCGTGGTTGTCCTCATTCTTTGACACcaatgattaaattatcataccattatttaataatatcattattttagttttatttggtttattttaaTCATACAGATGGCTTCAATTGGTGCATTGTATTGCCACTTCATTTTACTTGAATCAGTGTGGTGTGTTGTTTGTTGAGTGTTTGATGTTATCTGTAACTTATAATATAGGGGCATTACAAATATCTCCACATCTGCCATGTTTCAAGTTTTGTGTTATCATGACTTTCTAATTTCTTGACTTTCACCAGGCATTACACTTTGTGTTCCTATGCATGTGTCAAATCATGATATTTTGCTGTAATGAGCCAGTATGGCTGAAACGGTTGATAAAAAGCCCAGAAGTGTAGCATCTAGGCCGATTGTTGCAAACAATGGCTCATTCCACCAATCCCAAAAACAGCAGCAGGCCAATCCAAAGGTAAATAATTTTCAAGGCTTACGTGGAACACATGTATAGGATAAAGAAATAGTTTAACTTTGATTCTACAGTCAAAGAACTGGTTGGAAGAAAGCTGGAGGTCGCTGGAGTGTTTCAATTACTCACAGCTGGGAAGACTGAGAGGAATTAAGACTGGTGGTAAGTACAAAATTCCTTGTTCAGTGGGGATTACCCGGCTTACCTTAATTGGGTTGAAGCTAATAGACTTAGAAAGTAGATTTGAGAAGTTTTAAATCAATGTTGATTAAACTAAAAAAGAGTTTGCAATGGTGCTAATGCATAGTGGTAGGAATATTTTGAAAGTGAGTTTAAGCGGTGGAAAAATTTGACCTGTTATACTAATTCATAATATGCGCTGGTCTTTCGAAGACATAGTTAGTCTGATAAGGTTTATCAAGAACTGTTGAATATCTAACAGTATATAATCAAAAGAAAGGAAAATTTTGGCTTCAATCAAAACAATTACTTATTAGTGCTAtactttatactgtatatcagGTTGAAGTTGGGAGTTTGATTTGAAACTTTGCCTTTGTTGCAAAGGTTGTAGTATTCTATGTGACTCTGGGACAGCTTTTAATTgaatgttgttttgaaaattcttCTAAAGAAAGTAATAGGCCTAatcagtatatatataactattaataattaatgacTGAAAAAGGCAAGTATTTATAGTTAGGTAATTTCTATAAAGGAAAATGGTTATATCTAATTACAGTAAAACATGCTCAAAATTGAAATAAGATTTCTAGAAACGATACTTTAGAAGTAACATATTGCAGTAGTTTGTGCATGAATGGTTAAATCATGGTTTGGCGGATTTTGTTTGTCTGAATGGTATGATTTAATAAGAGATCGGTGTACACTTAATATCACTTGATGTATAcaatgtttatatttatttgctaGGTAATATAGGCACTCAGAATGGTCTTGCCAATGAAACATCAGACATGTCAGAACAGTTTTCGTCATTCTCTATTGCTGCAAAGGTACATTCACGCTAGCAACGTATTTTTttctcataaacatttccttatctttgtttttactttcttTGCCAACAAAACAAGTATATGAGGTTAAGAGgcatatacagtagaattcgcctatatGGACACCTCAAGGGGATGAAAAAAAGTGTCGAtatagaccagtggttcccaaactggggtccgCAGACCAATTGGGGTCCATAAAGCCGTTTCAGAGGGTCCGCAATGAGAATTAGTCTTTAAAGCTTTAACGCAGTTTCAGAGGGTGGATGTAGTACACGACATGAGAGTTGCGCTATCCAAAACCAACTAAACATTTATAAGttaattgcagcaaaacaagtgcACCCATCCCATTAAACGCTTACCGTATTTGATAGTTTTTggtttttctttcattggtgtagtttttgcatttttcctatagcattctttgatttttatagggCCGCAAAATATCAAAGTAATTGCAAAGGCATTTGCCACcaggcaaaatttttataaaagtttgggaaccgctgatatagacaaaacaatataaattgtTCCTAAATTCCCGGTTTTAGTTCAATGTAAGGGTTAAATGTGTACTCTAATCAGCACTACCACTTAATGCCGCTACTGCTAGAAGGAATCAATTATTTTGTGAATCTACAACgttaatttttatacagtgaacCGAGTGCATTCAAGGCAAACGAGAATACCTCGATTATATTATCGGGCGACTGGAAGCTGTAAATAAAAGTGGTATTCTATTTGCTGCTGTGgtgtttatttctttgcagGCAATCTAATCGATAAGTAAGTGTGCGCTAAATTGCATTTACATATTGATATAAAACGGAGCAGTAAAATTCCTCGGTGAGAAGAGAGAAACTCATCAGCCTACAATGACGATAGCCAAACCAAAAATAGCTCCAACATGATGATTTGTGGACACTGCTTAAGTCGTAATAAGTcataatgacatcataattacgTAAAATACCACTAGGCAGCCTAAACCGTCATACGATAACGTCATAAAGTCGTAAGTGGGATTATATCCCGGAATGAAAAAAAGAGCTACAACTGTCACTATAAACGAACAAAATGCTCTGGGGGATCAAAAAGGTGTCGATATAGGCGAACTGTATATATAGCCGAAGTCGATATAGGCAAACTCGAATGTACATAATAGATAGGAATTTTGCCGGGACCAACGAAAACGTGCCGATATATTCGAACTGTCGatataggcgaattctactgtaataTTTTGGGAACAGTTGTGGACTTGGCATAATGTACGCTTTTGTTACACAGGACGAACGAGCAGATTTGAGACAAGACTTTGAGATCCCAGAACTTCCAAAAGGGAAAAATCTTACAATCAACATCACATCAACATGGGGAGACAAATTCTACGTTGGCTTGAATggaattgaaatattttcggATGATGGCACCCCTGTGAAAGTGGAAAGCGTAAGATAGCAGGAACAGCCATAGTCGGCATCTTActgcttttaaatattttatgtcattGGCATGCATCATactgataataaaaatttttaaattcttatgGTTTTATAAGTTTAATAAAGCATTAAGTTTTACACCTTTACAGTATTGTTTTTAggaattattatattttttcaattagCAAAAGCCTTAAGCTATTTGCTATCTTACGTTATATACAGATTGCGGCTGACCCATCAGACATAACCACTCTGTCTGGCTGCGAAAAAGACCCACGGACAGTGGACAACCTTTTAAATGGCATTAATCAAACATGTGATGACATTAACATGTGGCTAGCTCCCTTTACTGTTGGTTTACCTCATTTTATTTACATCACCTTTGCCCAACCAAATCGAATTGCTATGATTAGATTTTGGGTGAGAGTAAATTGATGACGgtacttttaataaaactcGTCTTACTTTTCTGGACGGTAATAGGTTCATTGCATGTGCGATTTTCTAGAATTACAACA belongs to Clavelina lepadiformis chromosome 6, kaClaLepa1.1, whole genome shotgun sequence and includes:
- the LOC143462213 gene encoding transmembrane protein 267-like translates to MNITVRVFLLALLCVVTEFTASRFSSTLSDQFRALLDTSIHCVIGAWCWYTVVDGAGVFQILICGFLSSFIDIDHFIAAGSFSLKAAVSLPNRPIFHAVLAIPVAALVLKLVSKLFLACVNQLSLPKDFSCLKSLLPTLPWLLVIAWSSHQLRDSIRRGLWFWPFGTLPPTPFVVYVVFIAGGSFLLNWILKVFLKKTETSDGASFYEV
- the LOC143462211 gene encoding uncharacterized protein LOC143462211, with product MSPKKLRDRSTKKANFSMTRDQLRQATRIQKFSNKQKLRDALKKLNPVVDCLSDTPDFEIENLIKKVKSTSVKRSDEDLRQFLHRYCKKIADYKYRNDQPIDKWFDITDAITPRKTDLEQQISTALMVATQEPIPDVSSTFSSSQKENVSSSNSSEQPKFPEPDYNSIYTYLASSIAGKSLPTLSPVESLVIEDCIQSLAEQIKSLNDGDLRLNLRKVYLYLHQLDGHEPEDDEGEIEKQLDLANVFNPMGVNPNLIMPVPPK